From Trichoplusia ni isolate ovarian cell line Hi5 chromosome 11, tn1, whole genome shotgun sequence, the proteins below share one genomic window:
- the LOC113498968 gene encoding transcription factor 15 isoform X1 has product MENYLNYQCEEIWEQRIFSVSSYQNVETQPVAKQRCQANARERDRTQNVNIAFNTLRLLIPTEPPDRKLSKIEILRLAGSYITHLDNQLYTGEMEQPCLQKNDVIERDKSLCTFCWSAVKKDKSPACHNTSYCKTPR; this is encoded by the exons ATggagaattatttaaattaccagTGCGAAGAAATATGGGAGCAACGGATATTCTCAGTCAGTTCGTATCAAAACGTGGAAACGCAGCCGGTGGCGAAACAGAGGTGTCAAGCGAACGCTCGCGAGAGGGACCGGACGCAAAA CGTGAACATAGCGTTCAACACGCTGCGCCTGCTCATCCCCACGGAGCCGCCTGACAGGAAGCTCAGCAAGATCGAGATCCTGCGCCTCGCCGGAAGCTACATCACGCACCTCGACAACCAACTCTACACAG GGGAAATGGAACAGCCATGTTTACAAAAGAATGACGTCATTGAACGAGATAAATCACTATGCACGTTTTGCTGGTCGGCCGTTAAGAAAGAC AAGTCGCCAGCTTGCCACAATACCAGTTACTGCAAGACACCGCGTTAA
- the LOC113498968 gene encoding transcription factor 15 isoform X2 has translation MENYLNYQCEEIWEQRIFSVSSYQNVETQPVAKQRCQANARERDRTQNSVNIAFNTLRLLIPTEPPDRKLSKIEILRLAGSYITHLDNQLYTGEMEQPCLQKNDVIERDKSLCTFCWSAVKKDKSPACHNTSYCKTPR, from the exons ATggagaattatttaaattaccagTGCGAAGAAATATGGGAGCAACGGATATTCTCAGTCAGTTCGTATCAAAACGTGGAAACGCAGCCGGTGGCGAAACAGAGGTGTCAAGCGAACGCTCGCGAGAGGGACCGGACGCAAAA CAGCGTGAACATAGCGTTCAACACGCTGCGCCTGCTCATCCCCACGGAGCCGCCTGACAGGAAGCTCAGCAAGATCGAGATCCTGCGCCTCGCCGGAAGCTACATCACGCACCTCGACAACCAACTCTACACAG GGGAAATGGAACAGCCATGTTTACAAAAGAATGACGTCATTGAACGAGATAAATCACTATGCACGTTTTGCTGGTCGGCCGTTAAGAAAGAC AAGTCGCCAGCTTGCCACAATACCAGTTACTGCAAGACACCGCGTTAA